The segment CACGTCCTTCGGGCTCGCGGTCGTATCGACCGACTCTTTGGTCAGATCGCCGCGGACCAGGATTTCGAGCTTGCGGTCATCGGTCGTGGACATCGCGTTGTATTTGTAGGTGACCGTCGCCTCATACCCGGCCGCCTGCAGCGCCTTTTCGATCTCGCCCTGCGGAATCTGCTCCGCATAGTTGAACGAAACCACCGTGCCGCCGGTGAAGTCGATGCCGAGCATGCTCCTGTTGTGGATGCGCACGCCGACCAGCACCAGCGACGCGACGATCAGGAACCCGGAAATCGCAAACACCTTGCCGCGCATGGCCCGGAAGTTGAAATGCGCGTTCTTGAAGAACTGCATCATGGTCAGCTTCTGCAGGTGGAAGTAGCGGAACAGGTAGTCGAAGATCAGCCGCGTCACGAACAGCGCCGTGAAGAGGCTCGACAGAATGCCGATCGACAGCGTCACGGCGAACCCCTTGATCGCACCGGTGCCGACGTACATCAGGATGATCGCGGTAATCAGCGTCGTCACGTTCGCGTCGAACACGGCCGAAAACGCCCGGCTGTACCCGAGGTCGACCGAAGTGCGGAGATTCTTGCCGCCGGCCATCTCCTCCCGGATACGCTCGAACACCAGGACGTTCGCATCGACCGCCATGCCGATGGTCAGGATGATGCCGGCGATGCCCGGCAGCGTCAGCGTCGCGTTGAACGCCGCCATCGCGCCGAGCACGAGAACGATGTTGAGCCCCAGCGCGCAGACCGCGATCACACCCGCCAGGCGGTAATAGATGCACATGAACGCCGCGACGAAAAGCAGCGAGAAGACGCCGACCCAGATGCCGTTGGCCACGTTGGCCGCACCGAGTTTCGGATCCGTGTCGAACACCGCGTCGATCTTGATCTGGAACGGGAAGCTGCCCGAAACGAGCGCATCGGCGATGCTCTTGATCTCCTCGTCCGAGAAACGGCCCGAAATCGTCGCCTGGCCGCCGGTGATCGCGTCCTTGATCACCGGAGCGCAGTAGAGATGGTCGTCAAGCACGATCGCCATCTGGCGGCCGACGTTCGCGCGGGTCACCTCGGCGAACTGCGCCGCGCCGCGCGCATTGAAGGAGAGCGCGATCATGCGCTGCCCGAACTGATCCTTGTTCGGATAGGCGCTGACCACATCCTTGCCGGTCATGGCCGGGCGCTTCTCGACGACATAGTAGGTCACCAGCGGCTCCTGGCCGGCCCGGAATTCGCTGGTCTTCATGAGTTCGTAACCGAAGGGCGGCACGAAACTCTTCTCCTTGTCGGCCGTCATGCCGGCAACCAGTTCGAGGTTCTGCGGGTGAACCATGCGGAAATTCAGCTTCGCGCTCATTTTGATCAGGTTCATCAGCTTGACTTTTTCGTCCTTGGCCACCACCGGCGCCCGCAGCGCGACATACGAATCCCCCGACGGAGCGATTTCCGCCTCGAAGATCTTCTGCCCCTCGAGCCGCTTGCGGAGCGTCTCGATCGCGATATCGCGATAACGGTCGAAGTTGCGCCTGATATCGGCCTCGATATCCTTGCGGCTGCGGTTCTTC is part of the Victivallis lenta genome and harbors:
- the secD gene encoding protein translocase subunit SecD; amino-acid sequence: MDKRPLILRTLITLVVVAVFASAIHPLFERDYYVTFLGLLVKPASPEEARKVQEEADALVADAEKLRAEDPNLYQSQALLKAADDKGVDLTKMVRGNDLQDNRDVMSVIRKHASSSIRLGLDLNGGVEFILQLVPDEGFLKELEKGGDDGKNRSRKDIEADIRRNFDRYRDIAIETLRKRLEGQKIFEAEIAPSGDSYVALRAPVVAKDEKVKLMNLIKMSAKLNFRMVHPQNLELVAGMTADKEKSFVPPFGYELMKTSEFRAGQEPLVTYYVVEKRPAMTGKDVVSAYPNKDQFGQRMIALSFNARGAAQFAEVTRANVGRQMAIVLDDHLYCAPVIKDAITGGQATISGRFSDEEIKSIADALVSGSFPFQIKIDAVFDTDPKLGAANVANGIWVGVFSLLFVAAFMCIYYRLAGVIAVCALGLNIVLVLGAMAAFNATLTLPGIAGIILTIGMAVDANVLVFERIREEMAGGKNLRTSVDLGYSRAFSAVFDANVTTLITAIILMYVGTGAIKGFAVTLSIGILSSLFTALFVTRLIFDYLFRYFHLQKLTMMQFFKNAHFNFRAMRGKVFAISGFLIVASLVLVGVRIHNRSMLGIDFTGGTVVSFNYAEQIPQGEIEKALQAAGYEATVTYKYNAMSTTDDRKLEILVRGDLTKESVDTTASPKDVLMNLLNKEFPKAQLSGGLESSVGGLIGDEFTKAALIAIGLSIIGIGVYISLRYEFTFALSSILALAHDVIIALGIFLATGRTVSLTVVAALLTVIGYSINDTVVIFDRIRENARLGVCGTFDENVNLSVNQTLNRTILTSFTTFIVVFVLFLGGGIAINDFVLIMMLGIVIGTYSSIYISPQLVSLWHAKEPVSTNNNVKSVRNPEPKKAGESK